From a region of the Drosophila virilis strain 15010-1051.87 chromosome 3, Dvir_AGI_RSII-ME, whole genome shotgun sequence genome:
- the LOC6623723 gene encoding cuticle protein 19.8, which produces MFKFFALCLFAIVACVAAKPAVVAAPLAYSAYTAAPLAYSAPYTAAYTAAAAYPYSAYPYAAAYSAYPYAAYYR; this is translated from the exons ATGTTCAAATTC TTCGCTTTGTGCCTGTTCGCCATTGTGGCCTGTGTCGCCGCCAAGCCCGCCGTGGTGGCTGCCCCACTGGCCTATAGCGCCTACACCGCTGCACCACTCGCCTACAGTGCGCCCTACACCGCCGCCTAcaccgctgctgccgcctacCCGTACTCGGCTTATCCCTATGCCGCCGCATACTCCGCCTACCCCTATGCCGCCTACTACCGCTAA
- the LOC6623637 gene encoding uncharacterized protein, whose amino-acid sequence MYKLFILLSLCVAIACAAPGLLHATPILGSATSYHILPHQQHQHAVHVVRPIWPTHQIVRPIIHGGAYGHGHGHGWL is encoded by the exons ATGTACAAGCTG TTCATTTTGCTGTCACTGTGCGTGGCCATCGCCTGTGCGGCGCCTGGCCTGCTGCATGCAACGCCCATCCTGGGCAGCGCCACGTCGTACCACATCTTGCCGcatcagcagcaccagcatGCGGTGCATGTGGTGCGTCCAATTTGGCCAACGCACCAAATTGTGCGGCCCATCATTCATGGCGGCGCATATGGTCACGGCCATGGTCATGGCTGGCTTTAG
- the LOC6623707 gene encoding uncharacterized protein → MKLLIIFACLVSLVLCHEILYTPGYTSYYTSPGLAYARHTAAVLPLAYTRLIQPASQSHVYHSVETPNSYQQQYRSDYKPLTYEYLF, encoded by the exons ATGAAGCTG CTCATCATCTTTGCCTGCCTGGTCAGCCTTGTGCTGTGCCACGAGATACTCTATACGCCCGGGTATACCAGCTACTACACCTCGCCCGGCTTGGCCTATGCACGCCACACGGCTGCCGTCCTGCCTCTGGCCTACACCCGGCTGATCCAACCGGCCAGCCAGTCGCATGTGTATCACAGCGTGGAGACGCCCAATTCCTACCAGCAGCAGTATCGCAGCGACTACAAGCCCCTGACCTATGAGTATCTGTTCTAG
- the LOC6623667 gene encoding leucine-rich repeat-containing protein 15, with product MRIRNVWLLLLLFVLSRKDRALAGDVYLSCDEFEQHLYMDPGEAFCTVTGFIVTHSQNVVVKNFLPGNMVKFMKFYDSTLLYVPFHLFETFTHLKTLDVSYTSILELTRNTFSAASNLTYLNLSYNNLTSVQTSVFIGANALMRLDLSYNRISQLSENAFCGLHILNKLQLTGNRLSELHKDIFKDNEYLESVSLESNALSYVQPEVFSRMRRIKEVNLSNNKLIRIHPDTFTEAASLESLLLATNSLNTFQLTNKSIVHQLHLDYNHLTNLTVNATRFVRANYNNISSIQMHQALQLETLELRGNRLASIANITNLTALLHLDLSYNPIGPLSVSTFDQLKRLRNLYLRATGVRELQFGMFSKQKYLEILDLSFNNLTSLNLDLFVPYLANLKQFFVDGNALSEVQGNRSFAQAFPVLQKLGISRNRFNCSYLHHLLIQPYLTDTVTLHIEPDDSTDETPHIRDVSCISLSASQQANAQPAAAIALEEPMLALHKQLELLRAHSQNLELHLLFMKLFFYAIGGSILIAVVALVTMRVRKVRRSGRYNRSSIVFQSTATMDANLNL from the coding sequence atgcgtatacgtaatgtttggctcctgctcctgctgttcGTGCTGTCGCGCAAGGATCGTGCGCTGGCTGGTGATGTCTATCTGAGCTGCGACGAGTTCGAGCAGCACCTGTACATGGATCCCGGCGAGGCATTCTGCACGGTGACCGGCTTCATAGTGACCCACAGCCAGAATGTGGTGGTCAAGAACTTTCTGCCCGGCAACATGGTCAAGTTCATGAAGTTCTACGACTCAACGCTGCTCTATGTGCCCTTTCATCTGTTCGAGACGTTCACCCATCTGAAAACCTTGGATGTATCCTATACAAGCATTCTGGAGCTGACGCGAAACACTTTCAGCGCGGCGAGCAACCTGACCTACCTGAACTTGAGCTACAACAACTTGACCTCGGTGCAGACGTCCGTGTTTATCGGAGCCAATGCGCTGATGCGCCTCGATTTATCGTACAACAGGATATCGCAGCTGAGTGagaatgcattttgtggccTGCACATCCTGAACAAACTGCAGCTGACGGGCAATCGTCTCAGCGAGCTGCATAAGGACATCTTCAAGGACAACGAGTATCTGGAGTCGGTGTCGCTGGAGAGCAATGCCCTCAGCTATGTCCAGCCGGAGGTCTTCAGTCGCATGCGTCGCATCAAGGAGGTGAACCTCTCCAATAACAAGCTAATCCGCATTCATCCGGACACATTCACAGAGGCCGCCAGCCTGGAgagtctgctgctggccaccaATTCGCTAAACACCTTCCAGCTGACCAACAAGAGCATTGTCCATCAACTGCATCTGGACTACAACCACTTGACCAATCTCACCGTGAATGCCACCCGCTTTGTGCGCGCCAATTACAACAACATCAGCTCCATACAAATGCACCAGGCACTGCAGCTAGAGACGCTGGAGCTGCGCGGCAATCGGCTGGCCAGCATAGCGAATATAACCAATCTGACAGCTCTGCTGCATCTGGATCTCTCCTATAATCCCATTGGACCCCTGAGCGTCAGCACTTTCGATCAGCTGAAGCGGCTGCGCAATCTTTATCTGCGCGCGACTGGAGTGCGCGAACTGCAGTTCGGCATGTTCTCCAAACAGAAGTATCTGGAGATACTCGACCTGTCGTTCAACAATCTGACCAGCCTCAATCTGGATCTGTTTGTACCCTACCTGGCCAACCTCAAGCAGTTCTTTGTGGACGGCAATGCGCTCAGCGAAGTGCAGGGAAATCGCAGTTTCGCACAGGCCTTTCCGGTGCTCCAGAAACTGGGCATCTCGCGCAATCGCTTCAATTGCTCCTATCTGCACCATCTGCTCATACAGCCCTACCTCACCGACACGGTGACCCTGCACATTGAGCCCGACGACAGCACAGACGAGACGCCGCATATACGGGACGTCTCCTGCATCAGTCTTTCGGCCAGCCAACAGGCCAATGCGCAACCTGCCGCAGCGATTGCTCTCGAGGAACCCATGCTGGCGCTGCACAAACAGCTGGAGCTGTTGCGCGCCCACTCGCAGAATCTGGAACTGCACTTGCTGTTCATGAAGCTCTTCTTCTATGCCATTGGGGGTTCGATCCTGATAGCTGTGGTGGCCCTGGTCACAATGCGCGTCCGCAAGGTGCGACGCTCGGGTCGATATAATCGCAGCAGCATTGTCTTCCAGTCGACAGCCACAATGGATGCGAATCTGAATCTGTGA
- the LOC138911064 gene encoding uncharacterized protein: MWPFRLCPWLWIGVALLQLRCAWTLHLYVLSHQLGAALDTLPMSRDAGGLQLEDAQVKLYEPKDFFRDVQRLMYTFFHLVQTTSPQLVNTSKKQKKPKLPFNHKLIVDRLGFGNLTLNLAFTFNFMSTNTFNG, from the exons ATGTGGCCA TTCCGGCTCTGCCCCTGGCTGTGGATCGGCgtggcgctgctgcagctgcgatGCGCCTGGACCCTTCATTTGTATGTGTTGTCGCACCAGCTCGGAGCTGCCCTGGACACGTTGCCAATGTCTAGGGACGCCGGCGGGCTGCAGCTGGAGGATGCACAGGTTAAGCTGTATGAGCCCAAGGATTTCTTTCGCGACGTACAGCGACTGATGTACACCTTCTTTCATCTGGTGCAGACGACCAGTCCACAGCTCGTCAACACGTCCAAAAAGCAGAAGAAGCCAAAGTTGCCATTCAATCACAAACTGATTGTGGATCGTTTGGGCTTTGGCAATTTAACACTTAATCTAGCATTTACTTTCAACTTTATGTCGACCAACACCTTTAATGGCTAA
- the LOC6623514 gene encoding uncharacterized protein: MRNYVWLLPLLILASAKAKPLVSFGLGVQAQRPYTSTYLPGETYYNNYYGIAGPVHHDGAYSRYPSSYPYAQPYPATYSPGQRFGAALDIGIGALSLTPFLL; the protein is encoded by the exons ATGCGCAATTATGTTTGG ttgttgccgctgctaaTCTTGGCCAGCGCCAAGGCCAAGCCGCTCGTCTCATTCGGGCTGGGCGTGCAGGCGCAGAGACCGTATACGAGCACCTATCTGCCAGGAGAGACGTACTACAACAACTACTATGGCATAGCCGGACCAGTGCATCATGATGGCGCCTACAGCAGATACCCCTCGAGCTATCCGTACGCCCAGCCCTATCCGGCCACGTACTCGCCGGGACAGCGCTTCGGTGCGGCACTCGACATTGGCATTGGGGCCTTGTCGCTAACCCCGTTTCTGCTTTGA
- the LOC6623762 gene encoding uncharacterized protein — protein MFKFVVLAVLALVACVAAKPGILAYSSPYVASPYVASPYVASSYVSSPYVASPYIASPYVASPYIASPYAAAYSAAPLLLRK, from the coding sequence ATGTTCAAGTTTGTTGTCCTCGCCGTGCTCGCTCTGGTTGCCTGCGTCGCTGCCAAGCCCGGAATTCTGGCCTACTCGTCGCCCTATGTGGCATCTCCGTACGTGGCATCTCCATATGTGGCCTCCTCATACGTATCGTCGCCCTATGTGGCATCGCCGTATATTGCCTCACCTTATGTGGCATCACCGTACATCGCCTCGCCCTATGCTGCCGCCTACAGTGCAGCTCCTCTGCTGCTCCGGAAGTAG
- the LOC6623708 gene encoding vitelline membrane protein Vm26Ab, with product MFKLSAIIFVLGAVLACSLQAEAKPAVLVDAAPAVVTATSSQYVARNYNGIAAAPIVAAAPVAAAYTAPVAAAYTAPVAAAYSAPVAAAAPVSAAYTAPVAAAYTAPVAYPYSYPYTAAAYTYL from the exons ATGTTCAAACTg TCTGCTATCATCTTTGTGCTCGGCGCCGTGCTCGCCTGCAGCCTGCAGGCTGAGGCCAAGCCCGCGGTTCTTGTGGATGCCGCTCCTGCGGTGGTAACTGCCACCAGTTCCCAGTATGTGGCACGCAATTACAATGGCATCGCTGCTGCGCcaattgttgccgctgccccCGTTGCTGCCGCCTACACCGCCCCCGTTGCCGCCGCCTACACCGCCCCCGTTGCCGCTGCCTACAGCGCCCccgttgctgcagctgcccccGTTTCCGCCGCCTACACCGCCCCCGTTGCCGCTGCCTACACCGCCCCCGTTGCCTATCCCTATAGCTATCCCTATACCGCTGCTGCCTACACATATCTATAA
- the LOC6623523 gene encoding uncharacterized protein — MFKFFAAVFLAVVACVAAKPGIVAPLAYSAPLVAAAPAAAVYSTEYHGNFAAPYVASPYVASPYVASPYVASPYLASPYAAPLLLKK; from the coding sequence ATGTTCAAGTTTTTCGCTGCCGTCTTCCTCGCCGTGGTTGCCTGCGTTGCCGCCAAGCCTGGAATTGTTGCACCACTCGCCTACTCCGCCCCGCTGGTGGCtgcagcgcctgctgctgctgtctacAGCACCGAATATCATGGCAACTTTGCGGCACCCTATGTGGCATCGCCTTACGTGGCCTCGCCCTATGTGGCATCGCCGTATGTGGCCTCGCCCTATCTGGCATCGCCCTATGCTGCACCTCTGCTGCTGAAGAAGTAG
- the LOC6623624 gene encoding serum factor response D, with the protein MDTLSPNDCSKSSSNSNSSGNSASSSSMDLGNKQPKQPKRGSRGQKLSRSRSLLQLLSRHLGRHFQHHHHQNDTVYSSQDDIRSSATDLFSLSNSRNDCLQVLNGGSSLDLEHTSRTTSESSSPGLEFYDNNAGHIYVETVYRPGSAMDQLHPHHYDDSGSSVDEDENDNENENDNENENENLEHLKPHGSEPEPRSASAASAGVSNKTSGLHLSRISISSSVSRMLQHFSTSAATTATASLRSLSCSSTPRRQRNVSSLMRGKKSLMPHNSNRSNNSNSSSCSSNSSSSNNSSNSNSSSSSTSSSSSKSSKKDKKQQSILRPPVQYVYMKGMSGLYSRVPSYAVCCPYTLQHSMY; encoded by the coding sequence ATGGATACGCTATCACCTAACGATTGCTCCAAGTCGAGCTCCAACTCCAATTCGAGCGGCAACAGCGCCAGCAGCTCCTCCATGGATCTGGGCAACAAGCAGCCCAAGCAGCCGAAACGCGGCTCGCGCGGCCAGAAGCTGTCCAGATCGCGCAgcctgctgcagttgctcagCAGGCATCTGGGCCGTCATTTccagcatcatcatcaccagAACGACACCGTCTACAGCAGCCAGGATGATATACGCAGCTCGGCGACGGATCTGTTCAGTCTGAGCAATTCGCGCAATGATTGCCTTCAGGTGCTCAATGGCGGCTCCAGTCTCGATCTGGAGCACACCTCACGCACAACCTCAGAGTCGAGTTCGCCTGGTCTGGAATTTTACGATAACAATGCTGGACACATCTATGTGGAAACTGTCTATCGACCCGGCAGCGCCATGGATCAACTGCATCCACATCACTATGATGATAGCGGCAGCAGTGTTGACGAGGATGAGAATGATAATGAGAATGAGAACGATAATGAGAACGAGAATGAGAATCTGGAGCACCTTAAACCGCATGGTAGCGAACCAGAGCCGCGTTCTGCCTCGGCCGCATCGGCTGGCGTCAGTAACAAGACATCTGGCCTGCATCTTAGTCGCATCTCCATCTCATCCTCGGTTAGCCGCATGCTGCAGCACTTCTCAACATCGGCGGccacaacggcaacagcatcGCTGCGCTCCTTGTCCTGCAGCAGCACGCCGCGGCGACAGCGCAATGTGTCCTCGCTGATGAGGGGCAAAAAATCGCTGATGccgcacaacagcaacagaagcaacaacagcaacagcagcagctgcagcagcaacagcagcagcagcaacaacagcagcaacagcaacagcagcagcagcagcaccagcagcagctcatcaAAGTCGTCGAAAAAGGACAAGAAGCAGCAGAGCATACTGCGACCTCCAGTTCAGTACGTTTACATGAAGGGCATGTCCGGGCTATACTCGCGGGTGCCCAGCTACGCGGTCTGCTGCCCCTATACGCTGCAGCACAGCATGTATTAG